A window of Ruminococcus champanellensis 18P13 = JCM 17042 contains these coding sequences:
- a CDS encoding carbohydrate binding domain-containing protein: MSHKKIGSVCAAAMLLSTVGSMPGQMAFAADPDNFFFHSTFESGTDSWSGRGAAKVEHAAKGAYAGSGALYVSGRTAAWNGATLSLGDVFTAGSTYSFSANVKYTNGGKTDTFYMKIQYQNAEGETGYASIAEAVVSKGDWIQLSNTSFQLPEGATAMQLYIETADSLNSFYVDEAAAAPEGTVIPGAGAARAVIRGDINGDSTIDGVDMLLARRGMTAGGFTETCAGKAADVDQNGSFEMSDLVLLQKYLLGTIQAFPEPEIPDNEWDDYQETASPEMLKFYGDSIYQMGNTSRIREKIAKAQSGEQVKLAYIGGSITEGGRTDTCYAARSYRYFADTFGTGSNVSFNNAGMSGTSSLVGLLRAQNDILNDQPDVIFIEFSVNDHPDQSYKKSFEGLVRRCLSQENEPAVIIIINRSKGGYSMQEQMAAVGKNYDVPVISMDNALTNAFNSGTLTTDDY; the protein is encoded by the coding sequence ATGTCACACAAAAAGATCGGTTCCGTATGTGCCGCAGCCATGCTCCTGAGTACCGTCGGAAGCATGCCGGGGCAAATGGCATTTGCAGCAGATCCGGACAACTTTTTCTTTCACAGCACCTTTGAATCCGGCACGGACAGCTGGAGCGGCAGAGGTGCAGCCAAAGTGGAGCATGCGGCAAAGGGCGCCTATGCAGGTAGCGGTGCATTGTATGTGTCCGGCAGAACCGCCGCATGGAATGGGGCAACCCTGTCCCTGGGAGACGTCTTCACAGCCGGAAGCACCTACAGCTTTTCTGCCAATGTGAAGTATACCAACGGCGGCAAGACGGATACCTTTTATATGAAGATTCAGTATCAGAATGCGGAAGGGGAAACAGGATATGCCTCCATTGCGGAGGCGGTGGTGTCCAAGGGGGACTGGATCCAGCTTTCCAATACCAGCTTTCAGCTGCCGGAGGGGGCAACTGCTATGCAGCTGTACATTGAAACTGCCGACAGCCTGAACAGCTTTTATGTGGACGAGGCAGCAGCCGCTCCGGAAGGCACGGTGATTCCCGGCGCAGGCGCAGCAAGAGCCGTGATCCGGGGGGATATCAACGGGGACAGTACCATTGACGGAGTGGATATGCTCCTTGCCCGGCGGGGCATGACAGCCGGCGGATTTACGGAAACCTGTGCCGGCAAGGCGGCGGATGTGGATCAGAACGGGAGCTTTGAGATGAGCGATCTGGTGCTGCTGCAAAAATACCTGCTGGGCACCATACAGGCTTTTCCGGAACCGGAGATTCCGGACAACGAGTGGGACGATTACCAGGAAACCGCTTCGCCGGAGATGTTGAAATTCTATGGGGATTCCATCTATCAGATGGGCAACACCAGCCGGATCCGGGAGAAGATTGCCAAGGCGCAAAGCGGGGAACAGGTGAAGCTGGCTTATATCGGCGGCTCCATCACCGAAGGAGGCAGAACGGATACCTGCTACGCAGCCCGTTCCTACCGGTATTTTGCAGACACCTTCGGCACCGGCAGTAATGTTTCCTTCAACAATGCAGGCATGTCCGGCACCTCCTCTCTGGTGGGATTGCTCCGGGCACAGAACGATATTCTCAACGATCAACCGGATGTGATATTCATTGAATTTTCCGTCAATGACCACCCGGATCAAAGCTATAAAAAGAGCTTTGAGGGTCTGGTGCGGCGCTGCCTGTCCCAGGAGAATGAACCGGCGGTGATTATCATCATCAATCGGTCAAAGGGCGGCTATTCCATGCAGGAACAGATGGCGGCAGTGGGCAAAAACTATGATGTACCCGTTATCAGCATGGACAACGCACTGACCAATGCCTTCAACAGTGGCACCCTGACAACCGATGATTAC
- a CDS encoding spore coat protein CotJB, with protein MDERVKLLRQVQQCDFTLYDLQLYLDTHPACRRAMEQYEKHLRHRRELEEEYVRRFGPLRAEQAAGSEPWSWVENPWPWEGGQC; from the coding sequence ATGGACGAAAGGGTTAAACTGTTGCGGCAGGTACAGCAGTGTGATTTCACGCTGTATGACCTGCAACTGTATCTGGATACGCATCCGGCGTGCCGTCGGGCTATGGAACAGTATGAGAAGCATCTCCGCCACCGCCGGGAGCTGGAGGAGGAGTATGTACGCAGGTTCGGGCCGCTTCGTGCGGAGCAGGCAGCCGGTTCGGAGCCATGGAGCTGGGTTGAGAATCCCTGGCCCTGGGAAGGGGGGCAGTGCTGA
- a CDS encoding spore coat associated protein CotJA: MQEYERRGLYGRSQMPMGGRFPEETPLAMAYVPMQTWEEPYDMEEGFCRGTIFPSLYYPFLAAGGEADNGRKG, encoded by the coding sequence ATGCAGGAGTATGAACGCAGAGGGCTGTACGGGCGCAGCCAGATGCCCATGGGGGGACGGTTCCCGGAGGAAACACCCCTTGCCATGGCATATGTGCCGATGCAGACATGGGAAGAGCCCTACGATATGGAAGAAGGATTTTGCCGGGGAACCATTTTCCCCAGCCTGTATTATCCGTTCCTTGCAGCAGGAGGGGAGGCAGACAATGGACGAAAGGGTTAA
- a CDS encoding DUF6678 family protein has product TMKTLFEEQQLEPMRDDCDPGDWDDPFEFGADQFDGIAIEWIRIHPRYLEHRGRLIPPQVQDASEQFESLLQKYVIPFEQHGSDYLIYGYR; this is encoded by the coding sequence ACGATGAAGACCCTTTTTGAGGAGCAGCAGCTGGAGCCAATGCGGGATGACTGTGATCCGGGCGATTGGGACGATCCCTTTGAATTTGGCGCCGATCAGTTCGATGGAATCGCCATTGAGTGGATCCGGATCCATCCCAGATATCTGGAGCATCGGGGTCGGTTGATCCCACCGCAGGTGCAGGATGCTTCCGAACAGTTCGAAAGTCTGCTGCAAAAATACGTCATTCCCTTTGAACAGCACGGCTCAGATTATCTGATTTACGGATATCGTTGA
- a CDS encoding condensation domain-containing protein, producing MEEQQKYYVDENGQWEFPLGLRQLAMVQMDLNGRNKYGQDSGVGNVGNGLRMRFPIDRQRLEQSIQRVVDENDALRLILVQKGDTYTQRVLAHYQFQLQVYEAQGDTEQERLQSAVAIASKQVNTVIDWFNQPSFRIFLVQLAENDYLFVWLAHHWIGDGSTTGLIMDQVFRYYEHPDAPKPETDTYLHFLRDETAFFQSDKGKKQLAYWKQEVEGYQMLDITKAAVGAPASGYDHMYQIDRSGVEQLAQRYHTSMFNVILLAYHLGVAYLLDNPDTIIGVTSANRTSKRYFRTMGYIAHSLQHRMRIREEDKLADLLEASKDTFSKNMANLAAGHYYDRTQFCLTYQNFVAGAETSEKQLEKVPIPTKRSVEQFFLLVFEGADKLALAMVGNGLIYTEHFLESLKGYMESVVALLSQQPDATLAQLRAYYEKNQ from the coding sequence ATGGAAGAACAGCAGAAGTATTACGTGGATGAAAACGGACAGTGGGAGTTCCCCCTGGGACTGCGGCAGCTTGCCATGGTTCAGATGGATCTGAACGGCAGAAACAAGTACGGTCAGGACAGCGGCGTGGGCAATGTAGGAAACGGCCTGCGGATGCGGTTCCCCATTGACCGGCAGCGACTGGAGCAGAGTATCCAGCGGGTGGTGGATGAGAACGATGCCCTGCGGCTGATCCTGGTGCAGAAGGGGGATACCTATACGCAGCGTGTGCTGGCCCATTACCAGTTCCAGTTGCAGGTATATGAGGCACAGGGGGACACGGAGCAGGAACGGCTGCAATCAGCGGTTGCCATTGCCTCCAAACAGGTAAATACCGTGATCGACTGGTTTAACCAGCCCAGCTTCCGGATCTTCCTGGTGCAGCTGGCGGAGAACGACTACCTGTTTGTGTGGCTTGCCCATCATTGGATCGGGGACGGCAGTACCACCGGTCTGATCATGGATCAGGTATTCCGGTATTATGAGCATCCGGATGCGCCAAAGCCGGAAACGGATACATACCTGCATTTTCTGCGGGATGAGACAGCGTTCTTTCAGTCTGATAAGGGCAAAAAGCAGCTGGCATACTGGAAGCAGGAAGTGGAAGGGTATCAGATGTTGGATATTACGAAGGCGGCAGTGGGAGCGCCTGCGTCCGGCTACGATCATATGTATCAGATTGACCGGAGCGGTGTGGAGCAGCTTGCCCAGCGGTATCATACCAGCATGTTCAACGTGATCCTGCTGGCGTATCATCTGGGCGTGGCGTATCTGCTGGATAATCCGGATACCATCATCGGCGTCACCAGTGCAAACCGTACCAGCAAGCGGTATTTCCGCACCATGGGCTACATTGCTCACTCGCTGCAGCATCGTATGCGTATCCGGGAGGAAGACAAGCTGGCGGATCTGCTGGAGGCATCAAAGGACACCTTCTCCAAGAATATGGCGAATCTGGCGGCGGGGCATTATTACGACCGGACGCAGTTCTGTCTCACCTATCAGAATTTTGTAGCAGGAGCGGAAACCTCGGAAAAGCAGCTGGAAAAGGTGCCGATTCCCACCAAGCGCTCGGTGGAGCAGTTCTTCCTGCTGGTGTTCGAGGGTGCGGATAAGCTGGCACTGGCGATGGTCGGCAACGGTCTGATCTATACAGAGCATTTCCTGGAGTCCCTTAAGGGGTATATGGAAAGCGTGGTTGCTCTCCTTTCCCAGCAGCCGGATGCTACATTGGCGCAGTTGCGGGCATATTACGAAAAGAATCAGTAG
- the adhE gene encoding bifunctional acetaldehyde-CoA/alcohol dehydrogenase — MNENRIVDSVEALEAKLREIRKAQTQFSTYSQQQVDAIFRAAALAACKQRIPLAKQAVEETGMGVVEDKVIKNHYAAEYIYNAYKNAKTCGVVEEDAAYGIKKIAEPIGVIAAVIPTTNPTSTAIFKTLLALKTRNGIIISPHPRAKHSTIAAAKVVLEAAVAAGAPAGIIGWIDVPSLDLTNMVMKEADIILATGGPGMVHAAYSSGKPAIGVGAGNTPAIFDDTADILLAVNSVIHSKTFDNGMICASEQSVIVLESIYDAVKQEFQKRGCYFLSPEETEQVRKTILINGALNAKIVGQPAYRIAELAGVAVPEHTKILIGEVESVDISEEFAHEKLSPVLAMYKAADFQDALDKAEHLIADGGYGHTSSLYVDTVTGQDKIARFSACMKTCRILINTPSSHGGIGDLYNFKLAPSLTLGCGSWGGNSVSENVGIKHLLNIKTVAERRENMLWFRAPQKIYIKKGCLPVALEELGAVMHKQKAFIVTDSFLYQNGYTKPITDKLDELGIRHATFFDVAPDPTLACAKEGTKAMTAFAPDCIIAVGGGSAMDAAKIMWVLYEHPDADFLDMAMRFSDIRKRIYTFPHMGEKASFIAIPTSAGTGSEVTPFAVITDEATGTKYPLADYELMPNMAIVDADLMMHAPKGLTSASGIDAMSHALEAYASVMATDYTDGLALKAIQTIFDYLPRAYEKGAEDPAAREKMANAATMAGMAFANAFLGVCHSMAHKLGAFHHLPHGIANALMLDEVLRFNAAEVPTKMGTFPQYDHPHTLARYAEIAEFLHISGKDDTEKLEGLIAKLDQLKEQIGIRKTIRDYGIDEAAFLESLDAMTEQAFDDQCTGANPRYPLMSEIKQMYLNAYYGK, encoded by the coding sequence ATGAACGAAAACCGTATTGTTGACAGCGTGGAGGCTCTGGAGGCAAAGCTCCGGGAAATCCGCAAGGCACAGACCCAGTTTTCCACCTACTCCCAGCAACAGGTGGACGCCATCTTCCGGGCAGCCGCCCTTGCCGCATGCAAGCAGCGGATCCCCCTGGCAAAGCAGGCTGTAGAGGAAACCGGCATGGGTGTTGTAGAGGACAAGGTCATCAAGAACCACTATGCGGCGGAGTACATCTACAACGCATATAAAAACGCCAAGACCTGCGGCGTGGTGGAGGAGGATGCGGCTTACGGCATCAAAAAAATCGCCGAGCCCATCGGGGTGATCGCTGCGGTGATCCCCACCACCAACCCCACATCCACCGCGATTTTTAAGACCCTGCTTGCATTGAAAACCCGGAACGGCATCATCATCAGTCCCCACCCCCGTGCCAAGCATTCTACCATTGCAGCGGCAAAGGTGGTACTGGAGGCGGCTGTTGCTGCCGGAGCGCCGGCGGGCATCATTGGCTGGATCGATGTGCCCAGTCTGGATCTGACCAACATGGTCATGAAGGAGGCGGACATCATCCTTGCAACCGGCGGCCCCGGTATGGTACACGCTGCATACTCCAGCGGCAAGCCTGCCATTGGAGTGGGTGCCGGCAATACCCCTGCCATTTTTGACGATACGGCGGATATCCTGCTGGCGGTCAACTCCGTGATCCATTCCAAGACCTTTGACAACGGTATGATCTGTGCATCGGAGCAGTCGGTGATCGTACTGGAATCCATCTATGACGCCGTGAAGCAGGAATTCCAAAAGCGGGGCTGCTACTTCCTGAGCCCGGAGGAAACCGAACAGGTACGCAAGACCATTCTCATCAACGGAGCGCTGAATGCCAAGATCGTGGGACAGCCTGCATACCGGATTGCCGAGCTGGCAGGTGTCGCTGTGCCGGAGCATACCAAGATCCTCATTGGCGAGGTGGAAAGCGTGGACATCAGCGAGGAATTCGCCCACGAAAAGCTGTCCCCTGTGCTTGCCATGTACAAGGCGGCGGACTTCCAGGATGCTCTGGACAAGGCGGAGCATCTGATCGCCGACGGAGGCTATGGGCATACCTCCTCTTTGTATGTGGACACAGTCACCGGTCAGGACAAGATCGCCCGGTTCAGCGCATGCATGAAAACCTGCCGGATTCTCATCAACACCCCCTCCTCCCACGGGGGCATCGGGGATCTGTACAACTTCAAGCTGGCTCCCTCCCTGACCCTGGGATGCGGCTCCTGGGGCGGCAACTCCGTATCCGAAAATGTGGGCATCAAGCACCTGCTGAACATCAAGACCGTGGCAGAAAGGAGAGAGAACATGCTTTGGTTCCGTGCACCCCAGAAGATCTATATCAAAAAGGGCTGCCTGCCGGTGGCGCTGGAGGAACTGGGCGCAGTAATGCACAAGCAGAAGGCGTTCATCGTTACCGACTCCTTCCTGTATCAGAACGGCTACACCAAGCCCATTACCGATAAGCTGGACGAACTGGGCATCCGCCACGCCACCTTCTTTGACGTGGCGCCGGATCCCACCCTTGCATGCGCAAAGGAAGGCACCAAAGCCATGACCGCCTTTGCGCCGGACTGCATCATTGCAGTGGGAGGCGGCTCCGCCATGGATGCGGCAAAGATCATGTGGGTGCTGTACGAGCATCCGGACGCTGATTTTCTGGATATGGCAATGCGGTTCTCCGACATCCGCAAGCGGATCTACACCTTCCCCCACATGGGAGAAAAGGCATCCTTTATTGCCATCCCCACCTCCGCCGGTACCGGCTCTGAGGTGACACCCTTTGCGGTGATTACTGACGAAGCCACCGGCACCAAGTATCCCCTGGCGGATTATGAGCTGATGCCCAACATGGCCATTGTGGATGCGGATCTGATGATGCATGCGCCCAAGGGTCTTACCTCCGCCTCCGGCATTGACGCTATGTCCCATGCACTGGAAGCATATGCTTCCGTCATGGCAACGGATTACACGGACGGCCTGGCGCTGAAGGCGATCCAGACCATCTTTGACTACCTGCCCCGTGCCTATGAAAAGGGCGCAGAGGATCCGGCAGCCCGTGAGAAAATGGCAAACGCCGCAACCATGGCAGGCATGGCATTTGCCAATGCCTTTCTGGGGGTATGCCACAGCATGGCACATAAGCTGGGCGCCTTCCACCACCTGCCTCACGGCATTGCCAATGCGCTGATGCTGGATGAGGTGCTCCGGTTCAATGCAGCGGAGGTTCCCACCAAAATGGGCACCTTCCCCCAGTACGACCATCCCCACACCCTGGCACGGTATGCGGAAATTGCAGAGTTCCTGCACATTTCCGGCAAGGATGACACAGAAAAGCTGGAGGGACTCATTGCAAAGCTGGACCAGCTGAAGGAACAGATCGGTATCAGGAAAACCATCCGGGATTACGGCATCGATGAAGCAGCGTTCCTGGAAAGCCTGGATGCCATGACCGAACAGGCTTTTGATGACCAGTGCACCGGTGCAAATCCCCGGTACCCGCTGATGTCCGAGATCAAGCAGATGTATCTGAACGCATATTACGGAAAATAA
- a CDS encoding zinc ribbon domain-containing protein, protein MADMSNFFDKVKESAANAAAATGKAVKGASNSAKKMAETAKLKHEISGLEDKTAGVFREIGELFYTRSNGEADEAYAELFAKVAETRKEIEQKQAELSQLENSATCPACGKRVKSSAVFCSYCGAKVKQEEPAEESVAETPDKSHCPACGAETVADAVFCPACGARMTPAEDVVDVPKEDVTVEPAKE, encoded by the coding sequence ATGGCAGATATGAGTAATTTTTTCGATAAGGTAAAGGAGAGTGCAGCCAATGCGGCTGCTGCAACCGGCAAGGCAGTGAAGGGTGCATCCAACAGCGCAAAGAAGATGGCAGAAACCGCAAAGCTGAAGCACGAGATTTCCGGGCTGGAGGATAAGACCGCCGGTGTGTTCCGGGAGATCGGAGAGCTGTTCTACACCAGAAGCAATGGAGAAGCGGATGAGGCATATGCGGAGCTGTTCGCAAAGGTTGCAGAGACCCGGAAGGAGATTGAGCAGAAGCAGGCAGAGCTGAGCCAGCTGGAAAACAGTGCGACCTGTCCTGCATGCGGCAAGCGGGTTAAGTCCAGTGCGGTGTTCTGCTCCTATTGCGGTGCAAAGGTCAAGCAGGAGGAACCGGCAGAAGAATCTGTTGCTGAGACACCTGACAAGAGTCATTGTCCCGCATGTGGTGCGGAAACCGTTGCAGACGCAGTATTCTGTCCGGCATGCGGCGCACGCATGACCCCGGCAGAGGATGTGGTAGATGTCCCCAAGGAGGACGTAACCGTAGAGCCTGCAAAGGAATAA
- a CDS encoding acyl carrier protein: MDEKLTELLRSMSRYEDAEVTPDASFGADLGMNSFDFLQLLYAVEMTFAKHICLEDARNMTTVRDLMSAIST; the protein is encoded by the coding sequence TTGGATGAAAAACTGACGGAGCTGCTGCGCTCCATGTCCCGGTACGAGGATGCTGAGGTCACGCCGGACGCATCCTTCGGGGCGGATCTCGGAATGAATTCCTTTGATTTTTTGCAGCTGCTTTACGCTGTGGAAATGACCTTTGCCAAGCATATCTGCCTGGAGGATGCCAGAAATATGACTACAGTCAGGGATCTGATGTCTGCCATCAGTACCTGA
- a CDS encoding AMP-binding protein, protein MITETQHTPIPELEGFASMLRFITRQYGAQPAFCYDAPQMRRCSYAAFADMVYALSDTLSGQSGRKILFAGQNSLPFIVTFFAVVCSGNTAVPVNKDIGEAELQQILQNCQPDMLILLEGASDALHKLYGTFAPEARLSAEEIRRILQTPRTEADVPEPDASPAAETPDCIVYTSGSNGVPKGVMLTQSALMADAVSFTRAVYPAPTSLLCLPLHHMFGWTTSVLGPLLCGAEIYINGDSILLSRDMQLFSPVHIQAVPAVLEFFYRQIRRQIRNDPNPEYRQAVEGEEILEQSVEERRIYFAKFRAMLGEQLRYVISGGAALSREITEFFWKLGVTILCGYGMTECAPVISLNTIACNVFGSIGPVIDCNQVRIADPDAEGIGEIRVKGRNMMLGYYNREEETAAAFDAAGWLKTGDKGYLDENRCLFITGRIKNLIIRSSGENVSPEELELALSVLPGVTEVLVYEQAGLILAEVYGESGMQETIRAGVDRVNGTLPMYKRIDRVLFRDTPFPKTPTNKIKRN, encoded by the coding sequence ATGATTACAGAAACCCAGCATACACCCATTCCGGAGCTGGAGGGCTTTGCGTCTATGCTCCGCTTCATTACCCGGCAGTATGGGGCGCAGCCTGCTTTTTGCTATGATGCGCCCCAGATGCGCCGATGCAGCTATGCAGCCTTTGCAGACATGGTATATGCTCTGTCGGATACGCTATCCGGGCAGAGCGGCAGAAAGATCCTGTTTGCAGGGCAAAATTCCCTGCCGTTCATCGTGACCTTTTTCGCTGTGGTATGCAGCGGCAACACAGCAGTGCCAGTCAACAAGGATATTGGTGAGGCGGAGCTGCAGCAGATTCTGCAAAACTGTCAGCCGGATATGCTGATCCTGCTGGAAGGTGCTTCGGATGCGCTGCACAAGCTGTACGGGACATTTGCGCCGGAGGCAAGACTGTCTGCGGAGGAGATCCGCCGGATTCTGCAAACTCCCCGGACAGAAGCCGATGTTCCCGAACCGGATGCATCCCCGGCAGCGGAAACCCCGGATTGCATTGTATACACCTCCGGCTCCAACGGGGTGCCCAAAGGGGTAATGCTGACCCAGTCGGCGCTGATGGCGGACGCAGTGTCCTTCACCCGTGCAGTGTATCCGGCGCCCACCTCCCTGCTTTGTCTGCCTTTGCATCATATGTTCGGCTGGACCACCTCTGTGCTGGGCCCCTTGCTGTGCGGTGCGGAGATCTATATCAACGGGGACAGCATACTGCTGTCACGGGATATGCAGTTGTTTTCTCCGGTACACATACAGGCAGTGCCGGCAGTTCTGGAATTTTTCTATCGGCAGATCCGCCGGCAGATCCGGAACGATCCGAACCCGGAGTACCGGCAGGCTGTAGAAGGGGAGGAAATCCTGGAGCAGTCTGTGGAGGAACGGCGGATCTATTTTGCAAAATTCCGGGCTATGCTGGGAGAGCAGCTGCGGTATGTGATATCCGGCGGCGCAGCCCTGAGCAGGGAGATCACGGAGTTTTTCTGGAAGCTGGGTGTTACCATCCTGTGCGGCTACGGCATGACCGAGTGCGCACCGGTCATCTCCCTCAACACCATAGCCTGCAATGTGTTTGGGAGCATCGGCCCCGTCATTGACTGCAACCAGGTGCGGATTGCTGACCCGGATGCAGAGGGTATCGGAGAGATCCGGGTCAAGGGCAGGAACATGATGCTGGGATATTATAACCGAGAAGAAGAAACAGCGGCTGCCTTTGATGCGGCAGGATGGCTGAAAACCGGAGATAAGGGATATCTGGATGAGAACCGATGCCTGTTCATTACCGGGCGAATCAAGAATCTGATCATTCGCTCCTCCGGTGAGAATGTTTCTCCGGAGGAACTGGAGCTTGCTCTTTCCGTTCTGCCTGGAGTGACAGAGGTACTGGTATATGAACAGGCGGGGCTGATCCTGGCGGAGGTTTACGGGGAATCGGGCATGCAGGAAACCATCCGGGCAGGGGTGGACAGGGTCAACGGCACGCTGCCCATGTATAAGCGGATCGACCGGGTGCTGTTCCGGGATACCCCCTTTCCGAAAACGCCCACCAATAAAATCAAACGAAACTGA
- a CDS encoding acyltransferase domain-containing protein produces METERYRLALFSGSDEAHLRQQIAAAGYQDGDRLTVDLQAPCRTYLVYRGQEDWCRQTDPTARLPVCRVGKPGKTLFLFPGNGIHQKNMLATLRQVSPYFEQTLGELAALAKPYTPVELLDETQENPLVNQLRVYASELAIAGFWTRLGCPPDAVIGHSMGEYAAAVCAGYLSPADGFFLLAKRDGLMQEAVPHALAAAETTPDRILQLGQDGGIPLEIAGYNAPEVVTVCCPHSQLHQLNQLCKEAGIRLSIINPDHGGHYSGLEQGAARLAALAAQVSFHKPLRRMLSTVCPDGSCTPAEPAYWGAHMCRPVQFQQALDMVQKETLGRVIDLGVSPVLLSMAMKNLGNLRCAWIPTVRAGRNYRRYILDAVGTAFLSGVCIPPDALDSGGSLTMKG; encoded by the coding sequence ATGGAAACTGAGCGGTACCGGCTGGCACTGTTCAGCGGATCAGACGAGGCGCATCTGCGACAGCAGATTGCCGCCGCCGGTTATCAGGATGGGGATCGGCTTACTGTTGATCTCCAGGCCCCCTGCCGTACCTATTTGGTATATCGGGGGCAGGAGGACTGGTGCCGTCAGACGGATCCGACTGCCCGGCTGCCTGTGTGCCGGGTGGGGAAGCCGGGCAAGACCCTGTTTCTGTTTCCCGGAAACGGAATCCATCAGAAAAATATGCTTGCCACCCTGAGGCAGGTCAGTCCCTATTTTGAACAGACTCTGGGAGAGCTTGCCGCTTTGGCAAAACCGTATACGCCGGTGGAGTTGCTGGACGAAACGCAGGAGAACCCTCTTGTGAATCAGCTGCGTGTGTATGCATCCGAGCTGGCGATAGCAGGCTTCTGGACAAGGCTGGGCTGTCCGCCGGATGCAGTAATCGGTCACAGCATGGGAGAGTATGCAGCCGCAGTCTGTGCCGGATATCTGTCTCCGGCGGATGGCTTTTTCCTGCTGGCAAAGCGGGACGGACTGATGCAGGAGGCGGTGCCCCATGCACTGGCAGCGGCGGAAACCACCCCTGACCGGATCCTGCAGCTGGGACAGGATGGGGGGATCCCCCTGGAGATTGCCGGATACAATGCGCCGGAGGTGGTCACGGTCTGCTGCCCCCACAGTCAGCTGCATCAGCTGAACCAGCTGTGCAAGGAGGCAGGGATCCGGCTGAGTATCATCAATCCCGATCACGGGGGACATTACAGCGGACTGGAACAGGGAGCAGCCCGGCTTGCTGCGCTGGCGGCGCAGGTTTCATTTCACAAGCCCCTTCGGCGGATGCTTTCAACGGTCTGTCCGGATGGAAGCTGTACACCGGCGGAGCCTGCATACTGGGGGGCACATATGTGCCGGCCGGTGCAGTTTCAGCAGGCGCTGGATATGGTGCAGAAGGAAACACTGGGCAGAGTCATCGACCTGGGGGTATCGCCGGTGCTGCTGAGCATGGCGATGAAAAACCTTGGGAATCTCCGTTGCGCCTGGATTCCCACTGTCCGGGCAGGAAGAAATTACAGACGGTACATTCTGGATGCAGTGGGAACAGCATTTCTTTCCGGTGTCTGCATCCCACCGGACGCATTGGATTCGGGCGGCAGCCTGACTATGAAAGGATGA
- a CDS encoding phosphotransferase family protein, producing MNLNNVVAVRNIKTVYRDGDKAIKVFNEDYSKADVLNEALNQARVEETGLDIPRILEVTKLDGKWAIVSDFIEGKTMSQIMQEEPERMNELLEQFVGIQLHIHEQRAPLLTKLKDKMNRKISETSLDATTRYELHTRLEGMPKHNKVCHGDFNPSNIIITPAGKSYVIDWAHATQGNASADAARTYLLFMLKGQEQLAEQYLRLYCLRSNTAKQYVQKWLPIVAASQSVKGKPEERDFLLKWADVVEYE from the coding sequence ATGAATCTGAACAATGTGGTTGCAGTGCGCAATATCAAAACCGTATACCGGGACGGGGACAAAGCCATTAAGGTATTCAACGAGGATTACTCCAAGGCGGATGTGCTGAACGAAGCGCTGAACCAGGCAAGGGTGGAGGAAACCGGTCTGGACATTCCCCGGATCCTGGAAGTCACAAAGCTGGACGGCAAGTGGGCGATCGTGTCGGATTTCATTGAGGGAAAGACCATGAGCCAGATCATGCAGGAGGAGCCGGAACGGATGAACGAGCTGCTGGAGCAGTTCGTAGGCATCCAGCTCCACATTCACGAACAACGTGCGCCCCTGCTGACCAAGCTAAAGGATAAAATGAACCGGAAGATCTCGGAAACCTCCCTGGATGCCACCACCCGGTATGAGCTGCACACGCGGCTGGAGGGCATGCCCAAGCACAACAAGGTGTGTCACGGGGATTTTAACCCCAGCAATATCATCATCACTCCGGCGGGCAAGTCCTATGTGATCGACTGGGCGCATGCCACGCAGGGCAACGCCAGTGCGGACGCTGCCAGAACCTACCTGCTGTTCATGCTCAAGGGACAGGAGCAGCTTGCGGAGCAGTACCTGCGGTTGTACTGCCTGCGCAGCAATACCGCCAAGCAGTATGTGCAGAAATGGCTCCCCATCGTTGCCGCCTCCCAGTCCGTGAAGGGCAAACCGGAGGAACGGGACTTTCTGCTGAAATGGGCGGACGTGGTGGAATACGAGTAA